From a single Anaerolineaceae bacterium oral taxon 439 genomic region:
- a CDS encoding transcriptional regulator gives MDFETERVEFKLTGTDEIYKEVIAFANTDGGTIYIGIDDKGNVIGVDQIDETYTRLANGIRDAIQPDVTIFIKYAVLENRVIRIAVGEGASKPYYLRKKGLKPSGVFVRQGTSSVQASQDQIRRLIKETDGDNFEAMRSLDQDLTFHEAKKTFEKYGVAFDRTKYAALGIQNVDDSLFTNLAWLLSDQCQHTTKVAVFGDDGKTIFKDNKEFSGSIFNQMEKTFQYLALNNRTISTFQGLERIEKQDYPEEAIREALLNALIHRDYSFSGSIIININDSEIEFISIGGLLQGLSTEDIKSGISQPRNHRLAEVFHRLRLIESYGTGIRKIWSLYSGYVMQPKIEVTPNTFKIILPNRNTNPEKAPEPKAEKEPRKSAAQLQNVINYLERNGEATETEIQELLNVKRTRSYLLMRHLQEAGLVTVQGRGARKRYSICMPQ, from the coding sequence ATGGATTTTGAAACAGAACGCGTCGAATTCAAGCTGACAGGTACTGACGAAATATATAAAGAAGTCATCGCTTTCGCAAATACAGACGGCGGGACAATCTATATCGGGATCGACGACAAGGGAAACGTTATTGGAGTGGATCAAATTGATGAAACATATACACGTCTCGCCAACGGTATCAGGGACGCGATCCAGCCAGACGTAACGATTTTCATTAAATATGCAGTGCTGGAAAACAGGGTCATCCGAATCGCCGTCGGGGAGGGGGCTTCCAAACCATACTATCTCAGGAAGAAGGGCCTGAAACCATCAGGCGTTTTCGTCCGCCAGGGAACCTCCTCCGTCCAGGCTTCGCAGGATCAGATCCGACGGTTAATAAAGGAAACGGACGGAGACAATTTTGAAGCGATGCGTTCTTTGGATCAGGACCTGACCTTCCATGAAGCGAAAAAAACTTTCGAAAAATACGGCGTCGCGTTCGATCGAACGAAATACGCTGCCCTCGGGATTCAGAACGTGGATGATTCGCTTTTCACAAACCTTGCGTGGCTTCTTTCCGATCAATGCCAGCATACGACAAAAGTGGCCGTTTTTGGAGATGACGGCAAAACGATCTTCAAAGATAATAAAGAGTTTAGCGGCTCCATTTTTAATCAGATGGAGAAGACGTTTCAATATTTAGCGCTCAACAACCGTACGATCTCGACTTTTCAGGGCTTAGAACGGATTGAAAAACAGGATTATCCGGAGGAAGCCATCCGGGAGGCGTTGCTAAACGCGCTGATTCATCGCGATTACAGCTTCAGTGGCAGCATCATCATTAACATTAACGATTCTGAAATCGAGTTTATTTCAATCGGCGGCCTTTTGCAGGGACTTTCTACGGAGGATATCAAAAGCGGTATTTCGCAGCCGAGAAATCATCGCCTTGCAGAGGTTTTTCATCGCCTCCGGCTTATCGAATCCTACGGGACAGGAATCCGTAAAATATGGAGCTTATATTCCGGATACGTTATGCAGCCCAAAATTGAAGTCACGCCCAACACTTTCAAAATCATCCTGCCGAACAGGAATACCAACCCGGAAAAGGCCCCAGAACCAAAAGCAGAAAAAGAGCCCAGGAAAAGCGCAGCACAGTTGCAAAACGTGATCAATTATCTCGAGCGCAACGGAGAAGCTACGGAAACCGAAATTCAGGAATTGCTAAATGTAAAACGCACCCGCAGTTATCTGCTGATGCGCCATCTTCAGGAAGCAGGACTCGTCACGGTCCAGGGGCGTGGCGCCAGGAAGCGATATTCCATCTGCATGCCGCAATAG
- a CDS encoding TetR family transcriptional regulator has product MDRRQIKTRDAIFKALSSLLEKKRYENITVQEIIDAANIGRSTFYAHFETKDELLRSMCTDIFHHIFNEDLTQEADHDYSAGSGSVDLKLTHLLYHLKAHRNDLNGILHGESGDLFMKYFREYLNELFSRYRDDFKTDVPSGYLLRHLVWSFAETVKWWLAENTRYTPEEVAGFYLTVVNRKK; this is encoded by the coding sequence ATGGACAGGCGGCAAATCAAAACCCGCGACGCAATCTTTAAAGCCCTCAGCAGCCTGCTGGAGAAGAAACGCTACGAGAATATCACGGTTCAGGAAATTATCGACGCCGCCAATATCGGCCGCAGCACCTTTTATGCGCATTTCGAAACCAAAGACGAGCTGCTGCGATCGATGTGCACCGATATTTTTCACCACATCTTCAACGAGGACCTCACCCAGGAAGCGGATCACGATTATTCCGCGGGAAGCGGGAGCGTCGATCTGAAGCTGACCCATCTCCTGTATCACCTGAAAGCGCACCGGAACGACCTGAACGGGATCCTGCATGGCGAAAGCGGCGACCTGTTCATGAAATACTTCCGGGAATATCTGAACGAACTGTTCTCCCGGTACCGGGACGATTTCAAAACCGACGTCCCGTCCGGCTACCTCCTGCGCCACCTGGTCTGGAGCTTCGCCGAAACGGTCAAATGGTGGCTGGCAGAAAATACGAGATACACGCCGGAGGAAGTCGCCGGATTCTACTTAACCGTCGTAAATCGAAAGAAATAA